One window of the Nocardia huaxiensis genome contains the following:
- a CDS encoding flavin-containing monooxygenase — MTRRYCIIGAGYTGLAVAKAYADLGLDYDHIEATDAIGGNWSHGVYDSTYLISSKGVTEYPDYPMPRDYPDFPSAGQMRDYLRAFAAEFGLAQRIEFGTLVTDVAPLDDSGLAGWRVEFASGEAREYAGVVVANGHYWDVNIPSYPGEFTGKQIHSKNYKRPADLDGTRVLVVGAGNSGCDLAVEAAVTFGNAEISLRRSYWFIPKYVLGIPSGTFDVGSVPVPKMVQEAVFRSIVALGMGSYKSFGLQKPKHRIFDQDLVVNQQLPYFLKHGRIAVRPEIARFDGRTVHFVDGTSGEYDTIVWATGFKTTFPFLREGLLEWDNGQPRLVSHTFAPGLANLFFAGLVAPRSGAGMLLMNSSRLLAEVALLQQRLRTPVGDLYARVSKPSSEILAGGPDLRWEALRGRWLVRTMAQLSTLRMLLSDTPAEARVAGDVEESRRDSTPSPMNSITPRALPGTVLRPILAVARRIA; from the coding sequence ATGACGCGCCGTTACTGCATCATCGGGGCTGGTTACACCGGGTTGGCGGTGGCGAAGGCCTATGCGGATCTGGGTTTGGACTACGACCACATCGAGGCCACCGACGCCATCGGCGGCAACTGGTCGCACGGGGTGTACGACTCCACATACCTGATCAGTTCCAAGGGCGTCACCGAGTACCCCGACTACCCGATGCCGCGTGACTATCCGGACTTCCCCAGCGCGGGCCAGATGCGCGACTATCTGCGCGCGTTCGCCGCCGAGTTCGGCCTCGCGCAACGCATCGAATTCGGCACGCTGGTGACCGATGTCGCGCCACTGGATGATTCGGGCCTGGCGGGCTGGCGGGTCGAATTCGCGAGCGGCGAGGCACGCGAGTACGCCGGTGTCGTGGTCGCCAACGGGCACTACTGGGACGTCAATATCCCCTCGTACCCGGGCGAATTCACCGGCAAGCAGATTCACTCCAAGAACTACAAGCGGCCCGCTGACCTGGACGGCACCCGGGTGCTCGTGGTCGGTGCCGGGAACTCCGGTTGTGACCTGGCGGTGGAGGCGGCGGTGACCTTCGGAAACGCGGAGATTTCGCTGCGCCGCAGCTACTGGTTCATCCCCAAATACGTGCTGGGCATTCCGAGCGGAACATTCGATGTCGGTTCGGTGCCGGTACCGAAAATGGTGCAGGAGGCCGTGTTTCGCTCGATCGTCGCCCTCGGCATGGGCAGCTACAAGAGTTTCGGGCTCCAGAAGCCCAAGCATCGGATCTTTGACCAAGATCTGGTGGTCAACCAGCAGCTGCCGTATTTCCTCAAGCACGGCCGAATCGCCGTACGCCCGGAGATCGCGCGATTCGACGGGCGCACAGTACATTTCGTCGACGGCACCAGCGGTGAATACGACACCATCGTGTGGGCGACCGGCTTCAAGACCACCTTTCCGTTCTTGCGCGAGGGACTGCTCGAGTGGGACAACGGCCAGCCCCGGCTGGTGTCACATACCTTCGCCCCGGGCCTGGCCAACCTGTTCTTCGCCGGACTGGTCGCCCCGCGTTCGGGCGCGGGCATGCTGCTGATGAACTCCTCGCGGCTGCTCGCCGAGGTCGCACTGCTGCAACAGCGTCTGCGCACTCCGGTCGGCGATCTCTACGCGCGCGTGTCCAAGCCGTCCAGTGAAATCCTCGCGGGCGGACCGGATTTGCGCTGGGAGGCGTTGCGCGGTCGGTGGCTGGTGCGCACCATGGCTCAGCTGTCCACGCTCCGCATGCTGCTGTCGGACACTCCGGCCGAGGCCCGCGTCGCCGGCGATGTCGAAGAGTCACGGCGGGACTCGACGCCGAGCCCGATGAACTCGATCACGCCGCGCGCTCTGCCTGGCACCGTGCTACGGCCGATTCTCGCCGTCGCCCGCCGAATCGCCTGA
- a CDS encoding NADH:flavin oxidoreductase/NADH oxidase family protein, with amino-acid sequence MPPKNRAQRTVAVGSPLTLPCGVTLPNRIAKAAMSEQLGEINGAPSQTLTRLYSAWGRGGAGLLITGNVMIDRRAYVEPRNVTLEDDRHLEAVSNWARAGSRAGAAMVMQINHPGRVAVGPLNRRPVGPSALRPQVIGYNLRKPRALSLDDIADLRRRYARTAELAVAAGFAGVQVHAAHGYLLSQFLSPLANQREDRYGVSPENRRRLLLEVIADVRAAIGPHAVLSVKLNSADFERRGLEEDESLDVALALEQAGIDLLEISGGNYEAPAMTGVVQDSTREREAYFLRYAQNLRARSAMPLMLTGGIRTLDFMNEVLAQGAVDVIGLGRPFAVRPEIAAELLAGTREPELLPTAPRIALPGVDPINSYLQLAWHAANFRSIAAGDKQVSGPGAVRTLAAAGTTMTVRALTQF; translated from the coding sequence ATGCCCCCCAAGAACCGCGCACAGCGCACCGTTGCCGTCGGCAGCCCACTGACCTTGCCGTGCGGCGTGACCCTGCCCAACCGAATCGCCAAGGCCGCCATGAGTGAACAACTCGGCGAGATCAACGGCGCGCCCAGCCAGACCTTGACCCGGCTCTACAGTGCCTGGGGTCGTGGTGGGGCCGGGTTGCTCATTACCGGCAATGTCATGATCGACCGCCGCGCCTACGTCGAACCACGCAATGTGACCCTCGAAGACGACCGGCATCTCGAGGCCGTAAGCAATTGGGCGCGAGCGGGTTCGCGCGCGGGCGCGGCGATGGTCATGCAGATCAACCATCCGGGACGAGTCGCGGTCGGCCCGCTCAACCGGCGTCCGGTCGGACCGTCGGCTTTGCGTCCCCAGGTGATCGGCTACAACCTGCGCAAGCCGCGAGCGCTCTCGCTCGATGACATCGCCGATCTGCGCCGCCGCTACGCGCGGACCGCGGAACTGGCCGTGGCCGCCGGGTTCGCGGGTGTGCAGGTGCATGCCGCGCACGGGTATCTGCTGTCGCAGTTCCTGTCCCCGCTGGCCAACCAGCGCGAGGACCGGTACGGCGTCAGCCCGGAAAACCGCCGTCGCCTGCTGCTCGAGGTCATCGCGGACGTGCGCGCGGCCATCGGTCCCCACGCTGTGCTCTCGGTCAAGCTCAACTCGGCCGACTTCGAACGCAGAGGACTCGAAGAAGACGAATCACTCGATGTCGCGCTGGCATTGGAGCAGGCCGGGATCGACCTGCTGGAGATCTCCGGCGGTAATTACGAAGCTCCGGCCATGACCGGGGTGGTGCAGGACAGTACTCGCGAACGCGAGGCGTACTTCCTGCGCTACGCGCAGAATCTGCGCGCCCGCTCGGCGATGCCGCTCATGCTGACCGGCGGCATCCGCACCCTCGACTTCATGAACGAGGTGCTCGCCCAGGGCGCGGTCGATGTGATCGGGTTGGGTCGCCCCTTCGCCGTGCGGCCCGAAATCGCGGCGGAGTTGCTCGCCGGCACCCGGGAGCCGGAACTCCTGCCCACCGCACCGCGTATCGCGCTGCCCGGGGTGGATCCGATCAACTCCTATCTCCAGCTCGCCTGGCACGCAGCGAATTTCCGCAGTATCGCCGCGGGGGATAAGCAGGTGAGCGGCCCCGGTGCGGTCCGCACCCTGGCGGCCGCGGGGACCACCATGACCGTCCGTGCTCTCACTCAGTTCTGA
- a CDS encoding SDR family NAD(P)-dependent oxidoreductase, which produces MSLPTPTPVARAVVTGASSGIGVALAEGLARRGYSLILVARREDRLRDLAAELNARHGVEAEIRAVDLSDRDERGKLCEELAGRDIAVLCNNAGFATYGELAVANPGRERQQVELNAVAVHDLTLAVLPGMIDRRAGAILITGSTAGNQPGPNNATYAASKAFANTLAESLHGELAGTGVQCTLLAPGPVRTEYAETAEVPNLDRMVPGPLWVSAEQAAAEAIAGMAAGRRRVVPGVFAKVQTVGGQYTPRGLVGPILRTVYRKVK; this is translated from the coding sequence ATGAGTCTTCCCACTCCCACCCCCGTAGCGCGGGCCGTCGTCACCGGAGCGTCCTCCGGTATCGGCGTCGCGCTCGCCGAAGGTCTTGCCCGGCGAGGATATTCGCTGATTCTGGTCGCTCGTCGCGAAGACCGCCTGCGCGATCTGGCCGCGGAACTGAACGCCCGCCACGGGGTCGAGGCCGAGATCCGGGCCGTCGACCTGTCCGATCGCGATGAGCGTGGAAAATTGTGCGAGGAACTCGCCGGTCGCGATATCGCCGTGCTCTGCAACAACGCCGGTTTCGCCACCTACGGTGAATTGGCTGTCGCCAACCCGGGCCGGGAGCGGCAGCAGGTCGAGTTGAATGCCGTTGCGGTGCACGACCTCACCCTCGCGGTACTGCCCGGCATGATCGACCGGCGGGCAGGGGCGATCCTGATCACCGGGTCGACGGCGGGCAATCAGCCCGGCCCGAACAATGCCACCTACGCCGCGTCCAAGGCGTTCGCCAACACCCTGGCCGAATCGCTGCACGGTGAACTGGCCGGAACCGGTGTGCAGTGCACGCTGCTCGCGCCCGGCCCGGTCCGCACCGAATACGCCGAGACCGCCGAAGTCCCGAACCTGGACCGCATGGTGCCCGGCCCGCTGTGGGTCAGTGCGGAACAGGCTGCGGCGGAGGCGATCGCGGGTATGGCCGCGGGTCGCCGCCGTGTGGTCCCGGGGGTTTTCGCCAAGGTGCAGACCGTCGGCGGCCAGTACACCCCGCGCGGGTTGGTCGGGCCGATCCTGCGCACCGTTTATCGAAAGGTCAAGTGA
- a CDS encoding acetoacetate decarboxylase family protein gives MGWEPAIRTVGRSLGADLRRVLALGDPRRSLYRDAHYFSATVEIDPERMKQWLPAGVQLAEPARADLFTACFPDNNFESPGYHEAGLFVHIKTLQGTGIHCPWMILDDDVALIIGRELLGYPKKLGEVEWTVTDTEIRAEATRRGHKLLTMGGRLGEAVADPPPILARPHRNIVGLAGIFPSWLVGFTPRESVIEVRRIEDFTLEVHGSERDPLDQMGIGRVIEARLHRVDLLGVWVPPIPLRPLTPLFAMTHARPRVL, from the coding sequence ATGGGCTGGGAACCTGCCATTCGCACCGTCGGCCGCTCGCTCGGCGCGGATCTGCGCCGCGTGCTGGCGCTGGGCGATCCGCGCCGCAGTCTCTACCGCGACGCCCATTACTTCAGTGCCACCGTCGAAATCGACCCCGAGCGCATGAAACAGTGGCTGCCCGCCGGGGTCCAGCTGGCCGAACCGGCCCGTGCGGACCTGTTCACCGCGTGCTTCCCGGACAACAATTTCGAATCCCCGGGGTACCACGAAGCCGGACTGTTCGTGCACATCAAGACGTTGCAGGGCACCGGAATCCACTGCCCGTGGATGATTCTCGATGATGACGTGGCCCTCATCATCGGCCGCGAACTGCTCGGCTATCCGAAGAAGCTGGGCGAGGTCGAGTGGACCGTCACCGACACCGAGATCCGCGCCGAGGCCACCCGCCGCGGGCACAAACTGCTCACCATGGGCGGACGACTCGGCGAGGCCGTCGCCGACCCGCCGCCGATCCTGGCCCGCCCGCATCGCAATATCGTCGGCCTCGCCGGTATCTTCCCGTCCTGGCTGGTGGGCTTCACCCCGCGCGAGAGTGTGATCGAGGTGCGGCGGATCGAAGACTTCACCTTGGAAGTCCATGGCTCCGAACGCGACCCGCTCGACCAGATGGGCATCGGCCGGGTCATCGAGGCCCGGCTGCACCGGGTCGACCTACTGGGCGTGTGGGTGCCCCCGATTCCCTTGCGCCCGTTGACTCCGCTGTTCGCCATGACGCACGCCCGGCCCCGCGTCCTATGA